A single genomic interval of Stenotrophomonas sp. ZAC14D1_NAIMI4_1 harbors:
- a CDS encoding MlaE family lipid ABC transporter permease subunit: MPFVQATRSLGRAGLFSLTVLRGSLPTRDFLAELTREIYKIGARSLPIIAVGGAFVGLVLTLQGYRTLTTFGAADALSTLLGLSLYRELAPVLTALLFIGRAGSSIAAELGLMRATDQIKALELMAIDPVAKAVAPRFWAAVLTVPLLTGIFCSLAISASYFEAVHVLGLDNGVFWSALRNSVDFWDDFGVAMLKSAIFGGTAALVASYVGFHAEPTIEGTSVATTRAVVNASLLVLMFNFVLSAMLFT; this comes from the coding sequence ATGCCGTTCGTGCAAGCCACCCGTTCGCTGGGCCGCGCCGGCCTGTTCTCGCTGACCGTGCTGCGTGGTTCGCTGCCGACACGTGATTTCCTGGCCGAGCTGACCCGCGAGATCTACAAGATCGGCGCGCGCTCGCTGCCGATCATCGCCGTCGGCGGTGCCTTCGTCGGCCTGGTGCTGACCCTGCAGGGCTACCGCACGCTGACCACCTTCGGTGCGGCCGACGCGCTGTCGACCCTGCTCGGCCTGTCGCTGTACCGCGAGCTGGCGCCGGTGCTGACCGCCCTGCTGTTCATCGGCCGCGCTGGCAGCTCGATCGCCGCCGAACTGGGCCTGATGCGCGCCACCGACCAGATCAAGGCATTGGAGCTGATGGCCATCGACCCGGTGGCCAAGGCGGTGGCGCCACGCTTCTGGGCGGCGGTGCTGACCGTGCCGCTGCTGACCGGCATCTTCTGCTCGCTGGCCATCAGTGCCAGCTACTTCGAAGCCGTGCACGTGCTGGGCCTGGACAATGGCGTGTTCTGGTCGGCGCTGCGCAACAGCGTGGACTTCTGGGATGACTTCGGCGTGGCGATGCTGAAGTCGGCGATCTTCGGCGGCACCGCCGCGCTGGTGGCCTCCTACGTCGGTTTCCATGCCGAGCCGACCATCGAAGGTACTTCGGTGGCCACCACCCGTGCGGTGGTCAACGCCTCGCTGCTGGTGCTGATGTTCAACTTCGTGCTGTCGGCAATGTTGTTCACCTAA
- a CDS encoding LysR family transcriptional regulator: MDASAPLTAVVAFVHVAEHASFTRAADALGVSTSALSQSVRALEARMGVRLLQRTTRRVGLTEHGARFLQRVRGGLDQIDQAFAELDSARSVPAGRLRVTLPRIVADRMVLPRLPDFLARYPQVQVELCVDPALADLVAEGFDAGIRLGESLAQGMIAVPIGPPERQVVVATPAYFERQGVPQTPHDLQGHACIVHRLANGRLMPWEFSREGHDLEVEVSGRLVFNDAGVAHRAVLAGLGMAQGFASLVADDIAAGRLQSVLQDWQPPFPGFHLYYPAREQMAPKLRVFIDHLREGMHDR, from the coding sequence ATGGATGCCTCCGCTCCTCTCACTGCCGTGGTCGCCTTCGTCCACGTGGCCGAACATGCCAGCTTCACCCGCGCCGCCGATGCGCTGGGCGTGTCGACCTCGGCGCTGTCGCAGAGCGTGCGCGCGCTGGAAGCGCGGATGGGCGTGCGCCTGCTGCAGCGGACCACGCGGCGGGTGGGCCTGACCGAACACGGCGCGCGTTTCCTGCAGCGGGTGCGAGGTGGCCTGGACCAGATCGACCAGGCCTTCGCCGAACTGGACAGCGCGCGCTCGGTGCCGGCCGGGCGGCTGCGGGTGACGCTGCCGCGCATCGTCGCCGACCGCATGGTGCTGCCGCGGCTGCCCGATTTCCTGGCGCGCTACCCGCAGGTGCAGGTGGAGCTGTGCGTCGACCCGGCGCTGGCCGATCTGGTGGCCGAGGGCTTCGACGCCGGCATCCGCCTGGGCGAATCACTCGCGCAGGGCATGATCGCGGTGCCGATCGGGCCGCCCGAGCGGCAGGTGGTGGTGGCCACGCCGGCCTACTTCGAGCGCCAGGGCGTGCCGCAGACCCCGCATGACCTGCAGGGCCACGCCTGCATCGTGCACCGCCTGGCCAACGGCCGGCTGATGCCCTGGGAGTTCAGCCGCGAAGGCCACGACCTGGAGGTGGAAGTGAGCGGGCGGCTGGTGTTCAACGATGCCGGCGTCGCCCATCGCGCCGTGCTCGCCGGGCTGGGCATGGCCCAGGGCTTCGCCTCGCTGGTGGCCGACGACATCGCCGCCGGGCGGCTGCAGAGCGTGCTGCAGGACTGGCAGCCACCGTTCCCCGGCTTCCACCTGTACTACCCGGCGCGTGAGCAGATGGCACCCAAGCTGCGGGTGTTCATCGACCACCTGCGCGAGGGAATGCACGATAGGTAG
- a CDS encoding zinc-binding alcohol dehydrogenase family protein, whose protein sequence is MRAIAYTHAGLPIDDPQALIDIDLDLPQPGPRDLRVAVRAVAVNPVDTKVRRNAATEGPRVLGWDAVGVVDAVGSEVTLFQPGDAVYYAGVIDRPGSNAEYQLVDERSVGRKPASLDDAAAAALPLTAITAWELLFDRLRIAEGGGEGQTLLVIGAAGGVGSILVQLARTLTKLTVVGTASRPDTQDWVYAMGAHHVIDHTLPLTEGLARLGIPQVEHVASLTHTDQHYAQIVEVLAPQGQLGLIDDPGQLDVMALKRKALSLHWELMFTRPLFKTADMQRQHDLLNRVAELVDAGVLQTTLGEHFGRINAANLRRAHALLESNRAKGKIVLEGW, encoded by the coding sequence ATGCGCGCCATTGCCTACACCCACGCCGGCCTGCCGATCGACGATCCGCAGGCCCTGATCGACATCGACCTGGACCTGCCGCAGCCGGGCCCGCGCGACCTGCGGGTGGCCGTGCGCGCCGTGGCGGTGAACCCGGTGGACACCAAGGTGCGCCGCAACGCTGCCACCGAGGGCCCGCGCGTGCTGGGCTGGGATGCCGTGGGCGTGGTCGATGCCGTGGGCAGCGAGGTGACCCTGTTCCAGCCGGGCGACGCGGTCTACTACGCCGGGGTGATCGACCGCCCGGGCAGCAACGCCGAATACCAGCTGGTGGATGAGCGCAGCGTCGGCCGCAAGCCGGCCAGCCTCGACGATGCTGCCGCCGCGGCGCTGCCGCTGACCGCGATCACCGCCTGGGAACTGCTGTTCGACCGCCTGCGCATCGCCGAGGGCGGTGGTGAAGGCCAGACCCTGCTGGTGATCGGTGCAGCCGGCGGCGTCGGCTCGATCCTGGTGCAGCTGGCACGCACGTTGACCAAGCTCACCGTCGTCGGCACCGCCTCGCGCCCGGACACCCAGGACTGGGTGTATGCGATGGGTGCGCACCACGTGATCGACCACACCCTGCCGCTGACCGAAGGCCTGGCCCGGCTGGGCATTCCCCAGGTCGAGCACGTGGCCAGCCTGACCCACACCGACCAGCACTATGCGCAGATCGTGGAAGTGCTGGCGCCGCAGGGTCAGCTGGGCCTGATCGACGACCCGGGCCAACTGGACGTGATGGCACTCAAGCGCAAGGCGCTGTCGCTGCACTGGGAGCTGATGTTCACCCGGCCGCTGTTCAAGACCGCCGACATGCAGCGCCAGCACGATCTGCTGAATCGCGTGGCCGAGCTGGTCGATGCCGGGGTGCTGCAGACCACGCTGGGCGAGCACTTCGGCCGTATCAACGCGGCCAACCTGCGCCGCGCGCATGCGCTGCTGGAAAGCAATCGTGCCAAGGGCAAGATCGTGCTGGAAGGCTGGTAA
- a CDS encoding glutathione peroxidase, with the protein MSTPIQDISLTTIDGQPSTLGDYQGKVLLVVNVASKCGLTPQYEGLQALYAEKQAQGLEVLGFPANNFLGQEPGSEAEIQQFCQLTYDVTFPMFAKISVAGEDTHPLYQQLTAAQPQAIGEGPLRERLASKEIPIHAAPAVLWNFEKFLVGRDGKVVARFAPDVAADDARLREAIEAALAA; encoded by the coding sequence GTGAGCACCCCGATCCAGGATATTTCCCTCACCACCATCGACGGCCAGCCGTCCACCCTGGGCGATTACCAGGGCAAGGTCCTGCTGGTGGTCAACGTCGCCTCCAAGTGCGGCCTGACCCCGCAGTACGAAGGCCTGCAGGCGCTGTACGCGGAAAAGCAGGCCCAGGGCCTGGAAGTGCTGGGTTTCCCGGCCAACAACTTCCTCGGCCAGGAGCCGGGCAGCGAAGCGGAGATCCAGCAGTTCTGCCAGCTGACCTACGACGTCACCTTCCCGATGTTCGCCAAGATCAGCGTAGCCGGCGAGGACACCCATCCGCTGTACCAGCAGCTGACCGCTGCGCAGCCGCAGGCCATCGGTGAAGGCCCGCTGCGCGAGCGCCTGGCCAGCAAGGAGATTCCGATCCACGCCGCACCGGCAGTGCTGTGGAACTTCGAGAAGTTCCTGGTCGGCCGCGATGGCAAGGTCGTCGCACGCTTCGCCCCGGACGTGGCCGCCGATGACGCGCGCCTGCGCGAGGCGATCGAGGCCGCGCTGGCCGCCTGA
- a CDS encoding ATP-binding cassette domain-containing protein translates to MSASASSLVQLSNVRIDRSGRTILRDVSLQVPQGSITAVLGPSGSGKSTLLAALTGELRPVAGEVTLFGKPIPHDSGALLEMRKSVGVLLQGNGLLTDLTVAENVALPLRTHTRLPAAVLRRLVQMKLHAVGLLAAADAWPRELSGGMARRVALARALALDPPLMIYDEPLTGLDPIASGVIMSLIQRLNHSLGLTSIIVSHHVHETLPICDQVIAIANGGIVFQGTPEALQSSQDPLLRQFLHGQPDGPIPFDAAPRARVA, encoded by the coding sequence ATGTCGGCTTCCGCCTCCAGTCTGGTGCAGTTGTCCAACGTCCGCATCGACCGGAGCGGACGCACGATCCTGCGCGACGTTTCGCTGCAGGTTCCACAGGGCAGCATCACCGCCGTGCTGGGTCCGTCCGGCAGCGGCAAGTCGACCCTGCTGGCAGCGCTGACCGGCGAACTGCGCCCGGTCGCCGGTGAGGTCACCCTGTTCGGCAAGCCCATTCCGCATGACAGCGGCGCGCTGCTGGAAATGCGCAAGAGCGTGGGCGTGCTGCTGCAGGGCAATGGCCTGCTGACCGACCTCACCGTGGCCGAGAACGTCGCCCTGCCCCTGCGCACCCATACCCGCCTGCCGGCCGCGGTGCTGCGCCGGCTGGTGCAGATGAAGCTGCACGCGGTAGGCCTGCTGGCCGCCGCCGATGCCTGGCCGCGCGAGCTGTCCGGTGGCATGGCGCGCCGCGTGGCACTGGCCCGCGCGCTGGCGCTGGACCCGCCGCTGATGATCTACGACGAGCCGCTGACCGGGCTGGACCCGATCGCCTCCGGGGTCATCATGAGCCTGATCCAGCGGCTCAACCACAGCCTGGGCCTGACCAGCATCATCGTCAGCCACCACGTGCATGAAACCCTGCCGATCTGCGACCAGGTGATCGCCATTGCCAATGGCGGCATCGTGTTCCAGGGCACGCCCGAAGCGCTGCAGTCCAGCCAGGACCCGCTGCTGCGGCAGTTCCTGCATGGCCAGCCCGACGGCCCCATTCCGTTCGACGCCGCTCCGCGGGCGAGGGTTGCCTGA
- the leuE gene encoding leucine efflux protein LeuE — translation MPWMGIQDLWTFLLAVLVFLALPGPGTFTLLTATGRGGVRGGYTALAGLLVGDQILMWLALAGVAALLKANPLVFHAVQYLGAAYLVWVGISLLRTPKREGGDAGPIRMQPGRYFQQAILVSLLNPKAILFYMAFLPLFIDPAAHHGIATFAALASIIFVVSVAYCSLLIGAGNLARRHLIQHPRISTVLRRVAGLFLVGFGIRLGLNG, via the coding sequence ATGCCGTGGATGGGCATCCAGGACCTGTGGACGTTCCTGCTCGCCGTGCTGGTGTTCCTCGCCCTGCCCGGGCCCGGCACCTTCACCCTGCTCACCGCCACCGGCCGCGGCGGCGTGCGCGGCGGCTACACCGCGCTGGCCGGCCTGCTGGTCGGTGACCAGATCCTGATGTGGCTGGCCCTGGCCGGCGTGGCCGCGCTGCTGAAAGCCAACCCGCTGGTCTTCCACGCGGTGCAGTACCTGGGCGCGGCCTACCTGGTGTGGGTGGGCATCAGCCTGCTGCGCACGCCGAAGCGCGAGGGCGGCGATGCCGGCCCGATCCGCATGCAGCCCGGCCGCTATTTCCAGCAGGCGATCCTGGTCAGCCTGCTCAACCCGAAGGCGATCCTGTTCTACATGGCCTTCCTGCCGCTGTTCATCGACCCGGCCGCGCACCACGGCATCGCCACGTTCGCAGCGCTGGCCAGCATCATCTTCGTGGTCAGCGTGGCCTACTGCTCGCTGCTGATCGGTGCGGGCAACCTGGCCCGTCGCCACCTGATCCAGCACCCGCGCATCAGCACCGTCCTGCGCCGCGTGGCCGGCCTGTTCCTGGTCGGTTTCGGCATCCGCCTGGGGTTGAACGGATGA
- a CDS encoding VacJ family lipoprotein, producing the protein MNVVRAIPLMILALALSACAGKPARSDAPVADTVVPASTAADAPAADTGTVEATPAAAADDATATATPPPADTTETDAATAAAAAAPGGDDDFDALYGNAGTAATTAAYDPWEPLNRRVHRFNVGVDNVIARPLATAYTHVVPRFARTGVSNFFSNIRSPVTILNQLLQGRPDDAWDTLGRFLMNSTVGIGGLFDPASKAMVPNRREDFGQTLGAWGWRRSRYVELPFFGPRTVRDVFGLAGDMPLSPMRTIEEDKIRIALQGLQLVDTRAQLMAVDDLRSSAVDEYALVRDAWLQRRNYQIENDLRGKRERGSDDENSPIPVDAMPMPNWTN; encoded by the coding sequence ATGAACGTCGTACGCGCCATTCCCCTGATGATCCTGGCCCTGGCGCTCAGCGCCTGTGCCGGCAAGCCCGCGCGCAGCGATGCGCCGGTGGCCGACACCGTGGTCCCGGCCAGCACGGCCGCCGATGCACCCGCTGCCGATACCGGCACGGTTGAAGCGACACCGGCTGCCGCCGCGGACGACGCAACGGCGACGGCCACCCCGCCGCCGGCCGACACCACCGAAACCGATGCCGCCACAGCGGCCGCCGCCGCCGCACCCGGTGGCGATGACGATTTCGACGCGCTGTACGGCAACGCCGGCACGGCCGCCACCACGGCTGCCTATGACCCGTGGGAGCCGCTGAACCGCCGCGTGCACCGTTTCAACGTGGGCGTGGACAACGTGATCGCGCGCCCGCTGGCGACTGCCTACACCCACGTCGTGCCGCGCTTCGCACGCACCGGCGTGAGCAACTTCTTCAGCAACATCCGCTCGCCGGTCACCATCCTCAACCAGCTGCTGCAGGGCCGCCCGGATGATGCGTGGGATACTCTCGGCCGCTTCCTGATGAACTCCACGGTGGGCATCGGTGGCCTGTTCGACCCGGCCAGCAAGGCGATGGTGCCCAACCGCCGCGAGGACTTCGGGCAGACCCTGGGTGCCTGGGGCTGGCGCCGTTCGCGCTACGTGGAACTGCCGTTCTTCGGCCCGCGTACTGTGCGCGATGTGTTCGGCCTGGCGGGCGACATGCCGCTGTCGCCGATGCGCACGATCGAGGAAGACAAGATCCGCATCGCCCTGCAGGGCCTGCAGCTGGTCGACACCCGCGCGCAGCTGATGGCGGTGGACGACCTGCGCAGTTCGGCGGTGGATGAGTACGCACTGGTGCGCGATGCCTGGCTGCAGCGCCGCAACTACCAGATCGAGAACGACCTGCGCGGCAAGCGCGAGCGCGGCAGCGACGATGAGAATTCGCCGATTCCGGTGGATGCCATGCCGATGCCGAACTGGACCAACTGA
- a CDS encoding STAS domain-containing protein gives MASKPLALLEGDTLRLRGVLDRAAVIALWPQLQALPAKLARLELGEVERVDSAGLALLAELAARARTQGHPLAISGTPAGFNELSAAYRLSPDLDFNAPSAAS, from the coding sequence ATGGCAAGTAAGCCGCTGGCACTGCTGGAAGGCGACACCCTGCGCCTGCGCGGGGTGCTCGACCGTGCCGCGGTGATCGCCTTGTGGCCGCAGTTGCAGGCCCTGCCGGCAAAGCTGGCACGACTGGAGCTGGGCGAGGTCGAGCGCGTGGACAGCGCCGGCCTGGCGCTGCTGGCCGAACTGGCCGCGCGTGCGCGCACCCAGGGCCACCCGCTGGCGATCTCCGGCACCCCGGCTGGTTTCAACGAACTGAGCGCGGCCTACCGGCTGTCGCCCGATCTGGATTTCAATGCACCTTCTGCTGCGAGCTGA
- the mlaD gene encoding outer membrane lipid asymmetry maintenance protein MlaD, translating into MAIRGPRLEFSVGAFLLLALASLMVLAVASTNQRWSWGGQGYELKARFSQVGQLRKQAPVKIGGVTVGQVASIELDPVKFESIVTLRMDSKVKDLPADTSAGIFTSGLLGESYIGLQPGGDPEVLKPGEEIVFTQPAVDLLQLVGKYMFSGSAGGAGQKPNDGEQSPATEPQP; encoded by the coding sequence ATGGCCATACGCGGTCCCAGACTCGAATTCTCCGTCGGCGCATTCCTGCTGCTGGCCCTGGCATCGCTGATGGTGCTGGCCGTTGCCTCGACCAACCAGCGCTGGAGCTGGGGCGGCCAGGGCTATGAGCTGAAGGCACGCTTCTCCCAGGTCGGCCAGCTGCGCAAGCAGGCGCCGGTGAAGATCGGCGGCGTCACCGTCGGCCAGGTCGCCTCGATCGAACTGGACCCGGTGAAGTTCGAGTCGATCGTGACCCTGCGCATGGACAGCAAGGTCAAGGACCTGCCGGCCGATACCTCCGCCGGCATCTTCACCAGCGGTTTGCTCGGCGAGAGCTATATCGGTCTGCAGCCCGGTGGTGATCCGGAAGTGCTCAAGCCCGGTGAGGAGATCGTCTTCACCCAGCCGGCGGTGGACCTGCTGCAGCTGGTCGGCAAGTACATGTTCAGTGGCAGCGCCGGTGGCGCTGGCCAGAAACCCAACGATGGCGAGCAGTCGCCTGCAACGGAACCGCAACCATGA
- the rmuC gene encoding DNA recombination protein RmuC — MQTEFLLLGALLLAVLVLQLVALLRRPPHDRLEQAVREEARAGRSELREQLDGFARALTDLSTRTDQRLDLLREALGEDARKARAEAAESQQRSGALMGQRLQELRAQLEVFGQQQEARIHAFGQQLQELTTRTDTQLGALRQTLVDDARKGREEGAQSQQRLTESLGLRLQELTQRNEQRIAEMRATLEEQLRALQSDNAQKLEQMRVTVDEKLQTTLETRLGQSFKLVSERLEQVQRGLGEMQQLATGVGDLKRVLTNVKTRGSWGEVQLENILEQTLIQEQYARAVKVRPDSNEMVDIAVRLPGRGDDAPVWLPIDSKFPREDYERLLDAQDQGDAELVRVQGAQLERAVKVQAKSISEKYIVPPHTTDFAVMFLPTEGLYAEVIRRPGLVDLLQRDHRVVVAGPTTITALLNSLQMGFRTLAIEKRSSEVWSLLGAVKSEFGKFAGILEKAEKQITTVGRSIGAASRKTRTIERRLRGVETLANEQVQQLLGDLGEAEEEGGEDEASEGEET; from the coding sequence ATGCAAACCGAATTCCTGCTCCTCGGCGCCCTCCTCCTGGCCGTCCTCGTCCTGCAGCTGGTCGCCCTGCTGCGCCGTCCGCCCCATGACCGCCTGGAACAGGCCGTGCGCGAGGAGGCGCGTGCCGGCCGCAGCGAACTGCGCGAACAGCTGGATGGCTTCGCCCGCGCGCTGACCGATCTGTCCACCCGCACCGACCAGCGCCTGGACCTGCTGCGCGAAGCGCTCGGCGAAGATGCGCGCAAGGCCCGCGCCGAAGCGGCCGAAAGCCAGCAGCGCAGCGGTGCGTTGATGGGCCAGCGCCTGCAGGAACTGCGCGCACAGCTGGAAGTGTTCGGCCAGCAGCAGGAAGCACGCATCCATGCCTTCGGCCAGCAGCTGCAGGAACTGACCACCCGCACCGACACCCAGCTGGGCGCGCTGCGCCAGACCCTGGTGGACGATGCGCGCAAGGGCCGCGAGGAAGGCGCGCAGTCGCAGCAGCGCCTGACCGAAAGCCTCGGCCTGCGCCTGCAGGAGCTGACCCAGCGCAACGAACAACGCATCGCCGAGATGCGCGCCACCCTGGAAGAACAGCTGCGCGCGCTGCAGAGCGACAACGCGCAGAAGCTGGAACAGATGCGCGTGACCGTGGACGAGAAGCTGCAGACCACGCTGGAAACGCGCCTGGGACAGTCGTTCAAGCTGGTCTCCGAGCGCCTGGAACAGGTGCAGCGCGGCCTGGGCGAAATGCAGCAGCTGGCCACCGGCGTGGGCGACCTCAAGCGCGTGCTGACCAACGTCAAGACGCGCGGCAGCTGGGGTGAAGTGCAGCTGGAGAACATCCTGGAACAGACGCTCATCCAGGAGCAGTACGCGCGCGCGGTGAAGGTGCGCCCGGACAGCAACGAGATGGTCGACATCGCGGTGCGCCTGCCCGGCCGTGGCGACGACGCGCCGGTGTGGCTGCCGATCGATTCCAAGTTCCCGCGCGAGGATTACGAGCGCCTGCTGGACGCGCAGGACCAGGGCGATGCCGAGCTGGTGCGCGTCCAGGGCGCGCAGCTGGAACGCGCGGTGAAGGTGCAGGCCAAGTCGATCTCCGAGAAGTACATCGTGCCGCCGCACACCACCGATTTCGCGGTGATGTTCCTGCCCACCGAAGGCCTGTATGCCGAGGTCATCCGCCGTCCCGGCCTGGTCGACCTGCTGCAGCGCGACCACCGCGTGGTGGTGGCCGGCCCGACCACCATCACCGCGCTGCTCAACAGCCTGCAGATGGGCTTCCGCACGCTGGCCATCGAGAAGCGCTCCAGCGAAGTGTGGAGCCTGCTGGGTGCGGTGAAGAGCGAGTTCGGCAAGTTCGCCGGCATCCTGGAAAAGGCCGAGAAGCAGATCACCACGGTCGGCCGCAGCATCGGCGCGGCCAGCCGCAAGACGCGCACCATCGAACGCCGCCTGCGTGGGGTGGAGACGCTGGCCAACGAGCAGGTGCAGCAGCTGCTGGGCGACCTGGGCGAGGCGGAAGAAGAGGGGGGCGAGGACGAGGCCAGCGAGGGCGAAGAGACCTGA
- a CDS encoding glutathione S-transferase N-terminal domain-containing protein yields MLELYGKATSINVRKVLWLCAGLDRAVRHHAAPDADLLRGLNPNAQVPVLREGDFVLWESNSICRYLAARAGRHDLLPVAPQARARVEQWMDWQATDLNTAWRHVFMARVRRHADYPDDARAEASLAQWNRLMTMLDAQLAGHAHVAGADFTLADVVLGLSTQRWRSTPGGKPVLANVEAWFERLRQQPGFAAHVDNGVA; encoded by the coding sequence ATGCTCGAACTGTACGGAAAGGCGACCTCGATCAACGTGCGCAAGGTGCTGTGGCTGTGCGCCGGGCTGGACCGGGCGGTGCGGCACCACGCCGCCCCCGATGCGGATCTGCTGCGCGGGCTGAACCCGAACGCACAGGTGCCGGTGCTGCGCGAGGGCGACTTCGTGCTGTGGGAATCCAACAGCATCTGCCGCTACCTGGCCGCGCGCGCCGGGCGCCACGACCTGTTGCCGGTGGCGCCGCAGGCACGGGCGCGGGTGGAGCAGTGGATGGACTGGCAGGCGACCGATCTGAACACGGCGTGGCGCCACGTATTCATGGCGCGCGTGCGCAGGCATGCCGATTACCCGGACGATGCGCGGGCGGAGGCGAGCCTGGCGCAGTGGAACCGCCTGATGACGATGCTCGACGCGCAGCTGGCCGGCCATGCGCACGTGGCCGGCGCGGATTTCACCCTGGCGGACGTCGTGCTCGGCCTGTCGACGCAGCGCTGGCGCAGCACGCCGGGCGGCAAGCCGGTGCTGGCGAATGTCGAGGCGTGGTTCGAGCGCTTGCGGCAGCAGCCGGGGTTTGCCGCGCACGTCGACAACGGCGTTGCCTGA
- a CDS encoding LysR family transcriptional regulator, translated as MKMIRFDDLQLFVRTAALGSFSQAAREADLLPGQVAAAVARLERELDLRLFVRTTRSLRLTGEGALYLPYAQEVLATLREGQARVQGEDADLHGTLQLSAPSDFGRNLLLPWLATFRAAHPRLRLHLRLSDEVADVFRDPVDVAIRLGHFDDASYVALPLLEGNRRVLAASPAYLQRRGVPARLEDLREHDCLAYQLGGRTYDRWAFEVEGRRVVIPVRGPLVCDDADVVRRWAVAGEGITYKSWLDLREDVRAGRLQVLLDGIGSHIPLQLVCPHRKQFSPAVRQLHAQLRDHLQPLLSGLPGDGGGPLSPAPPLADNGAPPQQQ; from the coding sequence ATGAAAATGATCCGTTTCGACGACCTCCAGCTGTTCGTCCGCACCGCCGCGCTGGGCAGCTTTTCGCAGGCCGCGCGCGAAGCCGACCTGCTGCCCGGGCAGGTGGCCGCAGCGGTGGCGCGGCTGGAACGCGAGCTGGACCTGCGCCTGTTCGTGCGCACCACCCGCAGCCTGCGCCTGACCGGCGAAGGCGCGCTGTACCTGCCCTATGCGCAGGAGGTGCTGGCCACGCTGCGCGAGGGCCAGGCCCGCGTGCAGGGCGAGGACGCCGACCTGCACGGCACCCTGCAGCTGTCGGCGCCGTCGGATTTCGGCCGCAATCTGCTGCTGCCGTGGCTGGCCACGTTCCGCGCCGCACACCCGCGGCTGCGGCTGCACCTGCGCCTGTCCGACGAGGTGGCCGACGTGTTCCGCGACCCGGTGGACGTGGCGATCCGCCTGGGCCACTTCGACGATGCCAGCTACGTGGCGCTGCCGCTGCTGGAGGGCAACCGCCGCGTGCTGGCGGCATCGCCTGCCTACCTGCAGCGGCGTGGCGTGCCGGCACGGCTGGAAGACCTGCGCGAGCACGACTGCCTGGCCTACCAGCTGGGTGGGCGGACCTACGACCGCTGGGCGTTCGAGGTCGAGGGGCGGCGCGTGGTGATACCGGTGCGCGGGCCGCTGGTCTGCGACGATGCCGACGTGGTGCGGCGCTGGGCGGTGGCTGGCGAAGGCATCACCTACAAATCCTGGCTGGACCTGCGCGAAGACGTGCGCGCCGGGCGCCTGCAGGTGCTGCTGGACGGCATCGGCAGCCACATCCCGCTGCAGCTGGTATGCCCTCACCGCAAGCAGTTCTCGCCGGCGGTGCGGCAACTGCACGCGCAGCTGCGTGACCACCTGCAACCGTTGCTGTCCGGCCTGCCCGGCGATGGCGGCGGCCCCCTGTCCCCGGCCCCGCCACTGGCCGACAATGGCGCCCCCCCGCAACAACAATGA
- a CDS encoding ABC transporter substrate-binding protein, with protein sequence MKMKLIPALLASSLLLATPFLAQAQSAPAAAAAPQGQAGKVVIDASSRIMSTLQQRRAEFTSNPASLRSYIDSELTRTFDRDYAARLVLGTHARGASDADIKLFADAMADSLMQRYGSTLLNIQGKPSFRLKGESPLPGNRGVRVATELVRAGNEPTPVEYWMRNVNGQWKIFDVNIEGISYVQTFRNQFDAPLRQKGIKQVASELRSGSMQAGPAGNGK encoded by the coding sequence ATGAAGATGAAACTGATCCCGGCCCTGCTGGCCTCGTCGCTGCTGCTGGCCACCCCGTTCCTGGCCCAGGCGCAGTCCGCCCCCGCCGCTGCCGCCGCCCCGCAGGGCCAGGCCGGCAAGGTGGTGATCGACGCCAGCAGCCGCATCATGTCGACCCTGCAGCAGCGCCGCGCTGAGTTCACCAGCAACCCGGCCAGCCTGCGCAGCTACATCGACAGCGAACTGACCCGCACCTTCGACCGCGACTATGCCGCGCGCCTGGTGCTGGGCACGCACGCCCGCGGCGCCTCCGACGCCGACATCAAGCTGTTCGCCGATGCGATGGCCGACAGCCTGATGCAGCGCTACGGCTCGACACTGCTGAACATCCAGGGCAAGCCGAGCTTCCGCCTGAAGGGCGAGAGCCCGCTGCCGGGCAACCGCGGCGTGCGCGTGGCCACCGAACTGGTGCGTGCCGGCAACGAGCCGACCCCGGTCGAGTACTGGATGCGCAACGTCAACGGCCAGTGGAAGATCTTCGACGTCAACATCGAAGGCATCTCCTACGTGCAGACCTTCCGCAACCAGTTCGACGCCCCGCTGCGCCAGAAGGGCATCAAGCAGGTGGCCAGCGAACTGCGCAGCGGCAGCATGCAGGCCGGGCCGGCCGGCAATGGCAAGTAA